A region of Chitinophaga horti DNA encodes the following proteins:
- a CDS encoding c-type cytochrome produces MSVLILCVGLVFSFTPANAADPAAGKALFQANCASCHNVHKKLTGPALKGVTERWADQALLHKWIKNSAGVLATGDAYANNLFKEYNGTAMPAFPTFTDADIDNIMAFIADEEAKGGKGPAGADSGAGAATAKSDDSGSNSLIFGVITLILAVVAVILMQINSNLNKLAAEKEGVDQPEPVAFYKNKAYIALGIVILFMIGGYFTIQGAVGLGRTQDYMPEQPIFYSHKVHAGTNQISCLYCHSGAEKSKHAMIPAENVCMNCHKAINEYTGPDLFTAEGKKVNGTAELQKLFDAVGWDPKAGKYVKAGEPIEWVKIHNLPDHVYFNHSQHVVAGKVQCQTCHGNIQDMDEVSQHADLSMGWCVNCHRTTKVQFAENGYYSIFEKLHNDIKSGAIDSVTVEMVGGTECQKCHY; encoded by the coding sequence GTGAGTGTTCTTATCCTATGCGTTGGTCTGGTGTTTTCTTTTACACCTGCTAACGCTGCAGATCCTGCTGCTGGTAAGGCATTATTCCAGGCAAATTGTGCTTCGTGCCATAATGTTCACAAGAAATTGACAGGTCCCGCTCTGAAAGGAGTGACGGAGAGATGGGCGGATCAAGCCTTGCTTCACAAGTGGATCAAGAACTCTGCAGGCGTGCTCGCTACTGGCGACGCATACGCAAATAACCTGTTTAAGGAGTATAACGGAACTGCAATGCCTGCGTTCCCAACCTTTACAGATGCAGACATTGATAACATCATGGCTTTCATCGCCGACGAGGAAGCGAAAGGTGGTAAAGGTCCTGCTGGTGCAGATTCTGGCGCCGGTGCTGCTACTGCAAAATCAGATGATTCCGGAAGCAACAGCCTGATCTTCGGTGTAATTACCCTGATCCTGGCGGTTGTAGCGGTTATTCTGATGCAGATCAACAGCAACCTGAACAAACTGGCCGCCGAGAAAGAAGGTGTTGACCAGCCAGAGCCGGTAGCATTTTACAAAAACAAAGCATACATCGCACTGGGTATCGTTATCCTGTTCATGATCGGCGGTTACTTCACCATCCAGGGTGCGGTTGGCCTGGGTCGCACACAGGACTACATGCCTGAGCAACCGATATTCTACTCCCACAAAGTACACGCAGGTACTAACCAGATCAGCTGTCTTTACTGCCACTCCGGTGCAGAGAAGAGCAAACACGCGATGATCCCTGCCGAAAACGTGTGTATGAACTGTCACAAAGCGATCAATGAATATACTGGTCCGGACCTGTTTACTGCCGAAGGCAAGAAAGTGAATGGTACTGCGGAACTCCAGAAGTTGTTCGATGCAGTTGGTTGGGACCCTAAAGCTGGTAAATATGTAAAAGCCGGCGAGCCTATCGAATGGGTTAAGATCCACAACCTGCCCGACCACGTTTACTTCAACCACTCTCAGCACGTAGTAGCCGGTAAAGTACAGTGTCAAACCTGTCACGGCAACATCCAGGATATGGACGAAGTTTCTCAGCATGCCGACCTGTCAATGGGTTGGTGCGTAAACTGTCACCGTACTACCAAAGTACAGTTTGCTGAAAACGGATACTACAGCATCTTCGAGAAATTGCACAATGACATTAAGAGCGGCGCCATCGACAGTGTAACTGTAGAAATGGTAGGCGGTACTGAATGTCAGAAATGTCACTACTAA
- the purN gene encoding phosphoribosylglycinamide formyltransferase gives MTALKNIAIFASGAGSNAQKIIDHFRGSQSVSVKLILCNKPGAGVLNIAASENIPSILIEKEPFFHSDHYVQMLQQAEIDLVVLAGFLWKVPSNLVAAYPDKIINIHPALLPKFGGKGMYGNFVHEAVIAAGEKQSGITIHYVNDKYDDGRIILQETCDITENDTPATLAGKVHALEHRFYPAIVERLLS, from the coding sequence ATGACCGCTTTGAAAAATATCGCCATTTTCGCTTCAGGGGCAGGCAGCAATGCCCAAAAGATCATCGATCACTTCCGTGGCTCCCAGTCCGTTTCCGTTAAACTGATACTTTGTAATAAACCGGGCGCCGGCGTACTTAACATCGCTGCCAGCGAAAACATCCCATCTATATTAATAGAAAAGGAGCCGTTCTTTCACTCCGATCATTACGTGCAAATGTTGCAACAGGCGGAAATCGACCTGGTGGTACTCGCCGGCTTCCTCTGGAAGGTACCCTCCAACCTCGTGGCCGCCTATCCGGATAAGATCATTAACATTCACCCCGCCCTGCTGCCCAAATTCGGTGGAAAGGGTATGTACGGCAACTTCGTGCACGAAGCGGTGATCGCCGCCGGCGAAAAGCAAAGTGGCATCACGATCCATTATGTAAATGATAAATACGATGATGGCCGCATCATCCTCCAGGAAACCTGCGACATCACCGAAAACGACACGCCGGCTACCCTCGCCGGTAAGGTACATGCGCTCGAACACCGTTTTTACCCGGCAATTGTGGAACGATTATTGTCCTGA
- a CDS encoding TonB-dependent receptor, which produces MNIHTHLKPWIFFLFLSMHINALAQQPVVLMGRIMADGKPVPFASVGIKELHRGASSEEDGTFKIDGLAAGSYTLQVTAVGYVKYVQAVKLAAGSNSREVNLQAVASSLNEVVVSGTLKAVGKMDSPVPVEVYSPVFFKRNPTPSIFDALQNVNGVRPQLNCNVCNTGDIHINGLEGPYTMVLIDGMPIVSALSTVYGLSGIPNSLVERVEVVKGPASALYGSEAVAGLINIITKDPLTAPLISADVMTTTWQEHSVDLGMRFNAGKKATALLGVNYYNYQHPEDKNGDGFTDVTLQHRISVFNKWRFSRKNDRIFTMAARYFYEDRWGGQTQWDRKWRGTDSVYGESIYTSRLEVIGNYQLPVREKVMLQYSLNLHDQNSVYGATTFLAKQHIAFAQLTWDKQLGRHGIVAGLPFRYTFYDDNTAATSTADHTYLPGAFVQDEIALAAGHTLLLGMRYDYNSIHGNIFTPRLAYKWAPDHNNILRLNAGTGYRVVSIFTEDHAALTGAREVVVNGRLDPEQSWNVNLNFVKKVPLNNAFLGFDATVFYTRFGNRILPDYTTDPQKIIYENLRGHAVSRGASLNMDIAFSFPLKLIAGATWSDVYQVNDAVRSRPMLTEKLSATWSASYAFRQAGLTLDYTGNLYGPMLLPRLSEEDPRPAESPVWSIQNIQLTKKLGKWEVYGGVKNLLNFTPPANSIARAHDPFDKQVQFDANGQVIATPDNPYRLTFDPSYVFAPNQGVRGFLGARYLLQGK; this is translated from the coding sequence ATGAACATTCATACACACTTAAAACCCTGGATCTTTTTTCTTTTTTTATCGATGCATATCAACGCTTTGGCACAGCAGCCTGTTGTGCTTATGGGCCGTATAATGGCAGATGGAAAGCCAGTACCCTTTGCATCGGTAGGCATTAAGGAACTGCACCGGGGAGCGAGTAGTGAAGAAGACGGGACGTTTAAGATAGATGGTCTGGCCGCCGGAAGTTATACGCTGCAGGTAACCGCCGTTGGTTACGTAAAGTATGTACAGGCTGTTAAGCTGGCGGCGGGAAGTAATAGCCGGGAGGTCAACTTACAGGCGGTGGCATCTTCGCTGAACGAAGTCGTAGTATCGGGTACGTTAAAAGCAGTGGGTAAGATGGACAGCCCCGTACCGGTAGAAGTGTATTCGCCGGTGTTTTTCAAGCGTAATCCCACCCCCAGTATTTTCGATGCCTTGCAAAACGTAAACGGGGTAAGGCCGCAGCTGAACTGTAATGTTTGTAATACTGGCGACATCCACATTAATGGGCTCGAAGGCCCTTATACCATGGTGTTGATCGATGGCATGCCGATCGTGAGCGCGCTGTCTACGGTGTACGGGTTATCAGGCATTCCGAACAGCCTGGTGGAGCGGGTAGAAGTGGTGAAAGGTCCCGCATCCGCCCTGTATGGTTCAGAAGCAGTAGCAGGCCTGATCAATATTATCACGAAAGATCCGCTGACGGCCCCTCTAATATCTGCCGATGTAATGACCACTACCTGGCAGGAACATAGTGTTGACCTGGGGATGCGTTTTAATGCGGGTAAAAAGGCGACGGCCTTACTGGGTGTAAACTATTACAATTACCAACATCCGGAGGATAAGAATGGGGATGGCTTTACCGATGTTACCTTACAGCATCGCATATCGGTGTTTAATAAATGGCGCTTTTCCCGCAAAAACGATCGCATATTCACTATGGCGGCCCGTTACTTCTACGAGGATCGTTGGGGAGGGCAAACGCAATGGGACCGCAAGTGGCGGGGTACCGACAGCGTGTATGGCGAAAGTATTTACACCTCGCGTTTGGAAGTGATCGGCAACTATCAGCTACCTGTCAGGGAAAAGGTGATGTTACAATACTCCCTCAACCTGCACGACCAAAACTCGGTGTACGGTGCTACCACCTTCCTGGCGAAACAGCACATCGCCTTTGCGCAGCTTACGTGGGACAAGCAGCTGGGCCGCCACGGCATCGTAGCCGGACTGCCTTTCCGATACACCTTTTATGATGATAATACCGCTGCTACCTCCACGGCAGACCATACTTACCTGCCCGGCGCTTTTGTGCAGGACGAGATTGCCCTCGCCGCTGGTCATACCTTGCTGCTCGGCATGCGGTACGATTACAACTCCATTCACGGCAACATCTTTACGCCCCGCCTGGCTTACAAATGGGCGCCCGACCATAACAACATCCTGCGCCTGAACGCCGGTACGGGTTATCGCGTTGTTTCTATCTTCACTGAAGATCATGCCGCCCTCACCGGTGCCCGCGAAGTGGTGGTCAACGGCCGCCTGGACCCGGAGCAGAGCTGGAATGTGAACCTGAACTTTGTGAAGAAAGTGCCGTTGAACAACGCCTTCCTCGGTTTCGATGCTACGGTGTTCTATACCCGGTTCGGTAACCGCATACTGCCCGACTATACGACCGACCCGCAAAAGATCATTTATGAGAACCTGCGCGGTCACGCCGTATCGCGTGGTGCCAGCCTTAATATGGATATAGCATTTTCCTTTCCGCTGAAGCTGATTGCCGGCGCCACCTGGTCGGACGTGTACCAGGTAAACGACGCGGTACGCTCGCGGCCCATGCTGACGGAGAAGCTATCCGCTACGTGGAGCGCGTCTTATGCCTTCCGTCAGGCGGGCCTCACCCTCGATTACACCGGCAACCTGTATGGCCCGATGTTGCTGCCGCGGCTGAGTGAGGAAGATCCCCGTCCGGCCGAGTCGCCCGTATGGAGTATTCAAAACATACAGCTTACCAAAAAGCTGGGCAAGTGGGAAGTGTACGGCGGTGTTAAAAACCTGCTCAACTTTACCCCTCCGGCTAACTCGATCGCCCGTGCCCACGATCCCTTCGACAAACAAGTACAGTTCGATGCCAACGGCCAGGTAATCGCCACCCCCGACAATCCTTACCGCCTCACGTTCGACCCCAGTTACGTTTTCGCCCCGAACCAGGGAGTTCGCGGCTTTCTGGGGGCGAGGTACCTGTTACAGGGCAAATAA
- a CDS encoding SCO family protein, which yields MSKKTIFITVFFVALSAVFLGYASMVIKNETGTYFGKEKLPVLGTPGHKIKSFSFTNQDGQTVTRENVEGRFYVAEFFFTTCTGICPKMNTNLEKVYKTYKSNPNFLILSHTVDPEVDTLPALRAYAQKHHADPKNWWFLTGSKRDLYKMARESYMLDDGTYTGPDDFVHTQWFALVDTQGRVRGFYEGTKTKDIDKLISDIDRLIHE from the coding sequence ATGTCGAAGAAAACGATCTTTATTACAGTATTTTTTGTGGCGCTCAGCGCCGTCTTTCTTGGGTACGCCTCGATGGTGATCAAGAACGAAACGGGTACTTATTTCGGTAAGGAGAAATTGCCTGTGCTGGGCACTCCGGGCCATAAGATAAAAAGCTTTTCCTTCACGAACCAGGATGGCCAAACGGTTACCCGGGAAAATGTGGAAGGCAGGTTTTATGTAGCCGAGTTCTTTTTTACAACGTGCACCGGCATCTGCCCAAAAATGAACACTAACCTGGAAAAGGTGTATAAAACTTATAAGTCTAACCCAAACTTCCTGATCCTTTCGCACACGGTTGATCCGGAAGTGGATACCCTGCCTGCGCTACGTGCATATGCACAAAAACATCACGCAGATCCTAAAAACTGGTGGTTCCTCACCGGCTCTAAACGCGACCTGTATAAAATGGCCCGCGAGAGCTACATGCTCGATGACGGCACGTATACCGGTCCGGATGATTTTGTACACACGCAATGGTTTGCGCTGGTGGATACGCAGGGCCGTGTGCGCGGTTTTTATGAAGGCACCAAAACAAAAGACATCGATAAACTGATTAGTGACATCGATCGTTTAATACACGAATAA
- a CDS encoding Fur family transcriptional regulator, producing MTSKQQERIEQLLRENKLSVTDTRVKMLEMFMQSKAALEHASFEKLNGKAFDRVTIYRTLQTFLDKGIVHKIPTTDTSVRYAMCKSDCKEHEHHDHHVHFQCESCGSTTCLDDTDVPQIALPNGFAVSNVEVVVSGVCKDCK from the coding sequence ATGACATCGAAACAACAGGAACGGATAGAGCAGCTATTACGCGAAAATAAGTTGAGCGTTACGGACACCCGCGTAAAGATGCTGGAAATGTTCATGCAAAGTAAAGCCGCGTTGGAACACGCCAGCTTCGAAAAGCTGAATGGCAAAGCGTTTGACCGGGTTACGATTTACCGCACCCTGCAGACTTTTCTCGATAAAGGCATCGTGCATAAGATACCGACCACAGACACTTCGGTACGATACGCGATGTGTAAATCTGATTGCAAGGAGCACGAGCATCATGACCATCATGTACACTTTCAATGTGAAAGTTGCGGATCTACTACCTGCCTGGATGATACAGATGTACCGCAGATAGCATTGCCAAACGGGTTTGCGGTAAGTAATGTGGAGGTAGTGGTGAGTGGGGTTTGTAAAGATTGTAAATAA
- a CDS encoding M3 family oligoendopeptidase, translating to MANAQIEKLPRHFLPENFEVTSWDVLQPYFEELQQRPLTDVKALEQWLRDMSELEAIVSEDACWRQIKMTCDTTDKSLEEAFTYFCMEIQPKLQPYADALNRKLLDCPFTKELDQQLYFTYLRNVNKQVKLFHEENIPLQAELSVMAQQYGVINGKMTIELDGKEYTLQQAAKFLESNDRAKREEVFRKTAARRMQDKDALNDLYTTLVQKRDQVAKNAGFANYRDYKFEELGRFEYTKEDCFRFHTAIREHILPIVTQVLEKQKEKLGVDPLRPWDTEAEPAGVKPLEPFKTGEELIDSSIACFDRLRPFFGDCLRVMKKMGRVDLESRIGKAPGGYNCPLAETGVPFIFMNAAGQMKDLITMVHEGGHAIHSFLSHPLPLSAFKEYPMEIAEVASMSMELISMDHWDIFFSNPEELLRAKQQQLKRSITIFPWIATIDKFQHWVYEHPQHSVEERTAKWVEILNEFSGNTVDWSGLEEHRAISWQKQLHLFEVPFYYIEYGIAQLGAIAMWKQYKENPQQALDNYEKALSLGYTKTLRELYEAAGIRFDFSPDYVKELADFVQKEIATLG from the coding sequence ATGGCGAACGCACAAATAGAAAAATTACCAAGGCACTTTTTGCCGGAGAATTTTGAAGTGACAAGCTGGGACGTACTGCAACCTTACTTCGAGGAACTGCAACAGCGCCCGCTTACGGATGTTAAAGCGCTGGAACAATGGCTGCGCGACATGAGCGAACTGGAAGCGATCGTAAGTGAAGACGCCTGCTGGCGCCAGATCAAAATGACCTGCGATACGACCGATAAATCGCTGGAAGAGGCTTTTACCTACTTCTGCATGGAAATACAACCCAAGCTGCAACCTTATGCAGATGCGCTTAACCGCAAACTGCTCGACTGCCCCTTCACCAAAGAACTGGACCAGCAGCTGTATTTCACCTACCTGCGTAATGTAAACAAACAGGTAAAACTGTTTCATGAAGAAAATATTCCCCTGCAGGCGGAGTTGAGCGTGATGGCACAGCAGTACGGTGTTATCAATGGTAAAATGACCATTGAGCTCGACGGAAAAGAATACACGTTGCAGCAGGCTGCCAAATTCCTGGAAAGCAACGATCGCGCCAAACGCGAAGAGGTGTTCCGCAAAACAGCCGCCCGTCGTATGCAGGACAAAGATGCCCTTAACGATCTTTACACCACGCTCGTGCAGAAGCGCGACCAGGTGGCGAAGAACGCCGGCTTCGCCAACTATCGTGATTACAAATTCGAGGAGCTGGGCCGTTTTGAATACACTAAAGAAGATTGCTTCCGCTTCCATACCGCCATCCGCGAACACATCCTGCCTATCGTAACGCAGGTACTGGAAAAACAAAAGGAAAAGCTGGGCGTAGACCCGCTCCGTCCCTGGGATACGGAGGCGGAACCGGCTGGTGTAAAACCGCTGGAGCCTTTCAAAACCGGTGAAGAACTGATCGACAGCTCCATTGCCTGTTTCGATCGCCTGCGTCCTTTCTTCGGCGACTGCTTACGTGTGATGAAGAAAATGGGCCGGGTGGATCTCGAAAGCCGCATCGGCAAAGCACCCGGAGGTTATAACTGTCCGCTGGCCGAAACAGGTGTGCCTTTCATCTTCATGAACGCCGCCGGTCAAATGAAAGACCTCATCACCATGGTACACGAAGGTGGTCACGCCATTCATTCTTTCCTGAGTCACCCGCTGCCATTAAGCGCTTTCAAAGAGTACCCGATGGAAATCGCCGAAGTGGCGAGCATGAGCATGGAGCTGATCAGCATGGACCATTGGGATATTTTCTTCAGTAATCCCGAAGAACTGCTGCGCGCAAAACAACAGCAATTGAAACGGTCGATCACCATCTTCCCTTGGATCGCAACGATCGATAAATTCCAGCATTGGGTATATGAACATCCGCAGCATAGCGTGGAAGAACGTACGGCTAAGTGGGTAGAAATCCTGAACGAGTTTTCCGGTAATACGGTGGACTGGAGCGGACTCGAAGAACATCGTGCCATCAGCTGGCAAAAACAGCTGCACCTGTTTGAAGTACCGTTCTATTACATCGAATACGGCATTGCACAACTGGGCGCTATCGCGATGTGGAAACAATATAAAGAAAATCCGCAGCAGGCGCTCGACAACTACGAGAAGGCATTGAGCCTGGGTTACACCAAAACCCTGCGCGAACTGTATGAAGCGGCAGGCATTAGGTTCGATTTCTCACCAGACTATGTGAAGGAGCTGGCAGATTTCGTGCAAAAAGAAATAGCAACGTTGGGATAA